The following coding sequences lie in one Pseudomonas svalbardensis genomic window:
- a CDS encoding MFS transporter, translated as MTTAPSSIAQSTQSARPLTRSDYKTLSLSALGGALEFYDFIIFVFFATVVGKLFFPADMPEWLRLMQTFGIFAAGYLARPLGGIVMAHFGDLLGRKKMFTLSIFMMAVPTLIMGLLPTYAQIGMWAPILLLLMRVIQGAAIGGEVPGAWVFVSEHVPQRHIGYACGTLTSGLTAGILLGSLVATAINSIYTPVEVSDYAWRIPFLLGGVFGLFSVYLRRWLHETPVFAELQLRKALAEEVPLRAVLRDHRGAILISMLLTWLLSAGIIVIILMTPTVLQTVYHFSPTTALQANSLAIVFLSLGCVASGALADRFGAGRVFVFGSAALLISSWTFYHSLFNHPDWLFPMYALTGLLVGTIGAVPYVMVKAFPAVVRFSGLSFSYNLAYAIFGGLTPMVVTLLLKESPMGPAYYVAIICGVGILVGAYLWKKGR; from the coding sequence ATGACCACAGCGCCCTCGAGCATCGCGCAGTCCACTCAATCCGCACGTCCGCTGACCCGCAGCGATTACAAGACTTTGTCGCTGTCTGCCCTGGGCGGTGCGCTGGAGTTTTACGATTTCATCATCTTCGTGTTCTTCGCCACGGTGGTCGGCAAGCTGTTCTTCCCGGCCGACATGCCCGAGTGGCTGCGCTTGATGCAGACCTTCGGGATCTTTGCCGCCGGCTACCTGGCGCGGCCACTGGGCGGCATTGTTATGGCGCACTTCGGCGACCTGTTGGGACGCAAGAAGATGTTCACTCTTAGCATTTTCATGATGGCGGTGCCGACCCTGATCATGGGCCTGTTGCCGACTTACGCGCAGATCGGCATGTGGGCGCCGATCCTGCTGCTGCTGATGCGGGTGATTCAGGGCGCGGCAATTGGCGGTGAAGTGCCGGGCGCGTGGGTATTCGTTTCCGAACACGTGCCGCAGCGTCATATCGGTTATGCCTGCGGCACCCTGACCAGCGGGCTGACGGCTGGCATCCTGCTGGGCTCGCTGGTCGCCACCGCGATCAACAGCATTTATACCCCGGTCGAAGTCTCGGATTACGCCTGGCGGATTCCGTTCCTGCTGGGTGGCGTGTTCGGCCTGTTCTCGGTTTACCTGCGCCGCTGGTTGCACGAAACCCCTGTATTCGCCGAGCTGCAACTGCGCAAGGCCCTGGCAGAAGAAGTGCCGCTGCGCGCCGTGTTGCGTGACCATCGCGGGGCGATCCTGATTTCCATGCTGCTGACCTGGCTGCTGTCTGCCGGCATCATCGTGATCATTCTGATGACCCCGACCGTGCTGCAGACCGTCTACCACTTCTCGCCAACCACCGCATTGCAGGCCAACAGCCTGGCGATCGTGTTTCTGAGCCTGGGCTGCGTCGCCTCCGGTGCACTGGCTGACCGCTTCGGCGCGGGTCGTGTCTTCGTGTTCGGCAGTGCCGCGTTGCTGATCAGTTCGTGGACCTTCTACCACAGCCTGTTCAACCACCCGGACTGGCTGTTCCCGATGTACGCCTTGACCGGCTTGCTGGTCGGCACTATCGGTGCAGTGCCGTATGTGATGGTCAAAGCCTTCCCGGCGGTGGTGCGCTTCAGCGGGCTGTCGTTCTCCTACAACCTGGCCTACGCCATCTTCGGCGGCCTGACCCCGATGGTTGTCACCCTGCTGCTGAAGGAAAGCCCGATGGGGCCTGCCTATTACGTAGCGATCATTTGCGGTGTCGGGATTCTGGTGGGCGCGTACCTCTGGAAGAAGGGTCGCTAA
- a CDS encoding acyl-CoA thioesterase gives MIELEQEDPIPQGDLALQITALPRETNGFGDIFGGWLVSQMDLAGTAMASKVAGGRVATVAIDRMAFLVPVAVGAQLSFYTQALEIGRSSIQMMVEVWSDDPLSSEWRKVTEAVFVFVAIDGSGRTRSVPPRAR, from the coding sequence ATGATAGAGCTCGAACAAGAAGATCCAATCCCGCAAGGCGACCTTGCCCTGCAAATTACCGCGCTTCCTCGCGAAACCAACGGCTTTGGCGATATTTTCGGCGGTTGGCTGGTGTCGCAGATGGATTTGGCCGGCACCGCAATGGCCAGCAAAGTCGCGGGTGGTCGCGTGGCCACGGTTGCGATCGACCGCATGGCGTTTCTGGTTCCGGTAGCGGTGGGTGCTCAGCTCTCCTTCTATACCCAGGCGCTGGAAATCGGCCGCAGCTCGATTCAGATGATGGTCGAAGTCTGGAGTGACGATCCGCTGTCCAGCGAATGGCGTAAAGTGACGGAAGCCGTGTTTGTGTTCGTCGCCATCGACGGCAGCGGTCGCACCCGTTCGGTTCCGCCTAGAGCTCGTTAA